The genomic segment AGAGGTGGCGGAGGGCAGCGGAGGTCGCCGAAGGGCGGTGGAGGGCGGCGAGGCTGAGGTGAAAGGCCGAGGCAGAGGCGATGGTGTCGAGGGTGGAGGTCGAGAGAGGGAGGAGGGTCGTTAGCCAGTTGAGactatttttacatattttcaatttttaccaTACCGTTACACACGTCAGATTAAATTTACCGATGTTAGTTTTGAAGGaccaaaaattattatttctttaaagagAGGGATGAAAGcctacaaaatttaaaatagggacgaaaaacaaaatcacttcataattgagggactaaaaacatatttaactctatttttttttaatcacatgtaaaattttaatcttaaaaaacataaaataaaataataatttcactcaaACTCATTCTTGAAATGTTATCGGGTGTTGTGATTCActaagaaacaataaaaaatagaaggaaaaaaatagatgatagaaacaaaacaaatatataaaaaacgaagaagaaaaaaaaatagacttattaataatttaaaaagcaGCCAGTGATGTCAGCATGTTAATTATCATCTatttcctcttttctttctcgATCTAAATTCGGagtgaaaatgattttttgttttcatgagAACAAGTTTTGAATATTATGCAGCACAACTGGTCGTGATTTGAAAAATTGCTAAGGACTGTAGTGGCAACTGGCAAAAGAAGTGGATTTGTCTACTCTCACCCACAGCGACAAGATATTTTTTACCCAAGAGTACATATAGACTAAAGAATTATCTCCATAACAGATTCTCTCGGACAATTATTtatacagataaaaaaaattagttcaaaatttaagttttagaaatatttattaaaatttaatgttatctatataaatatttagcaCATTATATTGTCTAAATAAAGAGGATATGTAGttgaatttaaagtttatttcttaatataatatcaaactcatattaatatattttgaaaaaaattattatttgttaaagatattATTCTACCTATTATTCAATTATTCACTAATATCTAATAATACATTTGAGATGTCTATGTGTTAGGAGTGATAAAACACGGTAACTTAGCATGATTAAGTTTGATATGACTTTGTTTACAAAAAACAGGTTAAATTAGGTTGATCCGGCAATGTAAAACAGGTTGACATTTACAACCTGGCTTGTCAAGCTGCCAAGTTAGATTAAATTTTCTGATATAATCAGATGACCTTGAAACATAATCTTAAAGCATGAGATGAAGACGtacatggaaaaaaaatataaagtatgaTAGATTCACTAaagagtttaaatttttaacactATAAAATTATTCCTAACATTTATACTATTGtacttaatatttatttagagATCTATACTAATGTACTTAAAGTTACACTATTTTTTGttcttatcttttataaatacaaaaatctattattttataatcactttttttataataaatattaatgtgTGTAACCAATACTTTTTTACTTTATGCCAAATTATTTCCATGCATTCTCCATGACAGTTATTTGggtcattttcttaattttctaattCTCCGTCATTTACATCAAAAGAAAATCTCTGTTATTTATTGCTAACATGGTACAAAATCCGTACATATTCATATTATTTCATTGACTGATCACAACCATCTTTTGGTTTGGAGAAGGCTGTTTAAATTACACATATAAAACGTATACACGTTGAAACTCAAACTCAGATCTTATTGATTTGATAAAGCAGTAGAAATACATTAGCAGAAGATGATGGAAAACaagaatatttgaaaaactcGAGTTCATAATGTGTGATCCTCAATTTTCAGAGTATAATGCCGTCGTTCAATACCGCAGGCAATCGTGAAGCCAAACTGCGTTTCAAGTCAGGGGAGACAGCGTGTTCTCCGATCATAGTCTCCAATACTGCAGCCGATACAGCTTTGTTCTCTATAACTGCAGCCTCTTCTGCTGGTATCGATGCATCTTCAGAGAAACTAAGCTGTaagggttcataaaacaaaacattattgTTCAACTATTTCAAAGgaacaaaaacatgtttaacgTAGGAATTATTACTAAATTAGGTAAAGTAAGAAATAGACTGACCCCCAAGATTCCATCCGGTGATTGCCTGTAAAAAACAGAGGCACCAGGTGCAAAATTGACCTTCTTGAAGGTTTCTGCAAAGTGTTCAATGGCTGCAGCTTCAGCATCACCATATGTTCCAACAGACTTCAAGTGTGCAACGCAGTTTTCCATCACCTTCCTTGAGTATTCTGTGCCAGTCAATGGCAGAATCTTCGACCCTCTTATTAGCTTTTCAAAGGGTcctaaaaatacaataaaaacacGTCTCAACACCATACCCTAGCGCCgggaaaaaataatttaaatatattaaattatttgaaaactgtacgattttatacttaaaaaaaattaatctattttaattaaaaactaaacttattatatttttagtgcAGTTAATTTTCTATCactcctccattttcattttctcctaaAACGtaaattagataaataattCTATCGAAAATCCAACCTAAGTATATCAatcttaacttattttttatttgtttaaaaaattaatatttttaaatatttaacatttttaatgtttttaagtaAGATtcttagttatatttttattttaatattaaaatagaaagtatcaagtaatataattaaaataagagttaagttaagataatttaattatgttttgatgcataatttaattaatgttttttcgTCAACTAATACAGGTAAGATAATTAATTGTAAATTCTTtgattttatactttattttaaagtttttatattattgattttaaataaacgttactttttaataaattgtatgcattcattattttatacatGAAAAAGGATTAATGAGACATAGtgtgtttaatatattataaaagaaatattttcgtataaattttgaattttccgataataaaattaatgattattattttattgtatataattttaatatattatagtttataatttaaaaaataaataaaattattgattatcGATTAGTATTAGTAAATTAGCAGTTATACAATTTAGTgtagtttgataaaaaaaagtagtttagttcatttaaattactttttacaTAAGTCAAcacaaactaatttttttagttactgcatattgtaatttagtttaattcatTTTGTTCACCTACACTGTTCTTTTCAACTTCCTCTAACTTATCAAATCGAATCATTTTACTCACATCatttacaaaaacaattttatatcgACTTTTAGGGTTTAAGGTTCATGATTCAGGGTTTAGGATTCAAGATTTATGATTCAGAGTTCAGGTTTTGAGATTCAAGATTTATGATTTAGGGTTCAGGATTCAAAGTTCAAAGTTTAAGATTCAGGATTCAGGATTCAGAATTCGGAATTCAGGGTTCGGAATTCAGAACTCAGAGCTCAGAGCTCAGAGCTCAGAATCCTTCAAAACTCAGGATTCAGAGCTCAGGATTCAGAGCTCAGAATTCAAAACTCAAGATTAGGGTTCAGAGCTAAGGATTCAAAGCTTACACTTTAAAGTTCAGAGTTTAAAGTAAGTTTAGAGTTAAATATCAGAGTTTAGAATTCATAATTCAGAGTTCAAAATTCGTAATTGAGAGTTTGAAGTTTAGAGTTAAATCTCAGAGTTTAGAATTCAAAATTCAGAGTTCAAAATTCAGAATTGAGAATTTAAAATTCAgagttcaaaattcaaaattcaaagttgaAAGTTAAAAGTTTGGTTTTCACCTGAGATGATATCTCTGTAGAAGTCAAGAATCTCGATCAACTCTTCTGAAGGCTTACCCTTCCACTTAGCGGCGAGTGATGCCACTGCTTTATCCTCCAAGTATACTCCGATGGCCGTAAACTTTATGAATTTCCCCTCAATCGTCAATCCTCTCTCCCCTGCATCATAATTCatctcttatatatatatatatatatatatatatatataggtcaATTCAAATACACAGAATATTATACATAAATAGAGGAAGTTGTAGAACCTGCGCCGCCGAGGAAATATGTTTTTCCGGTGGCCGATGAAGTGACCACCGCAGGGAAGTGGAGGAATTCCACCTGAACGTCGGTGATCGTCGGTGCTGTGGCCATTTTCAAACTCTGTTCTGTTAATGGCATGACAATGCAAGAATGCAGAAACTTATATAGGAAGGGACGCCTATGTCCAGtaataaactttttctttttcttttaatctatgtcgactaaaaataaaaattaataaatatttaaatgtaaatttcctcctacaaactaattttataaaataaatattttttaacatattttaaatgaatttttattaatattattcaattttcatctttttatgcTCTTCACATATTTATCCATCccatactttttttaatttaacatttttataacaaaaattatcttaaatgaCATTTCTATTATATCTTGCCGATGCATATTCCAACTGAATATCAGAAAATATTTGTAGAGCTAATTAATTTATAtccagtatatatatatatatatatatatatatatatatatatatatatatatatatatatatatatatatatatatatatatatatattgacaagttttaattaaaacgttctcaaaataataaacttaaaatatacttaactttCGTTAATGTGAAAAGTATAAACTTGGAGTATACTATTTAATGAACAAGTTAATTATTAGttcaataactattttatttaatcattaaataaaattcactAATTTATGTCATCATCACAATaggtttgaaaattttgagaaaataaatttccaagacttaatcaattatttgaCCACTTTCCTTTAATATTCTCGTGATCtttgattttatataaaatatttgaaaaggaaatttattgatattaaatttaattaactccTTTGGTagtatttttttgaatttagtTATCACTTTAAAAGTTCATTTACCTAACTCGTATTTATTCAGTGAACATGACACTTCGTTCTTATAGATTcaattataaatgttttgttaaGAAGTAACAATACtctaatacataatttttattttattttattttataaatataaaaaataaaatttgttatgattatttatttctataatatatCTCAAATGAATGTCTGACATGGAACATTCTATATATTGTATATGCTAAAAGCATAAAGACACTACTGACTCGTGTTTATCTTCTCCTTTCTCACCTACCCACCTAACTAGCagacttaaaagaaaataatagcaaaataaaataaaaaaaggagcCAAAATTGACTTGTATGAGTGTGAGGGTCATTTGATTATTATGTTATGTTAGAAAAATCCACACATATCTCACCTAACATCTCACGAAAAAAAAACACGTGTCCTTAAGCagattaaaagtattaaaacattattttaattaaatacagATCCATTAAGATATCATAAGCAACATACAGTTATGTATCATGATCACAAAATCAATTCCTTAACCAGTAATTATAAGATACTGATTATTCTTGTGTCAGAACAAAACCCTTAATAAGTAACCCCTTCGCCAAACctaataaacaataaatgttttggactaaaaaataataatttttttatccagAGAATATTCGAATTTATATACTCTAATTAAATATTCGAGtttatatacattattttaattaaatacaaatcCATGAAGATATCATAACCAACATACATTTATGTATCATGATCAGAAAATCAATTCCTTAATTaaccaataattttaaaatattgattattcTTGTGTCAGAACAAAAACCCTTAATAAATAACACCCTTGACCAAACCTAATAAACGATAAATGTTTTGggctaaaaaataataatttttttatccagAGAATATTCGAGTTTATATACTCTAATACGTATCCGTTCTAATCAAAATAAGATCGTAATGGAGCGCAGAAAATGTGATTTGTAATTTTaggaatttgaaaatataaaaatcagaTTTCACATTTTTCTGTTACGTTCAacgattaattttttaacaagtaAAAAGGATATAAAGATTATTACTGTAGATTTTTGCGTTtcgaaataaatatataaaaactcaCTTGTCTTGCTTTTTATGTGGTGAGTTTGGCCAGCATTATCCCTCTttcgt from the Vigna angularis cultivar LongXiaoDou No.4 chromosome 3, ASM1680809v1, whole genome shotgun sequence genome contains:
- the LOC108326022 gene encoding chalcone--flavanone isomerase, with the translated sequence MPLTEQSLKMATAPTITDVQVEFLHFPAVVTSSATGKTYFLGGAGERGLTIEGKFIKFTAIGVYLEDKAVASLAAKWKGKPSEELIEILDFYRDIISGPFEKLIRGSKILPLTGTEYSRKVMENCVAHLKSVGTYGDAEAAAIEHFAETFKKVNFAPGASVFYRQSPDGILGLSFSEDASIPAEEAAVIENKAVSAAVLETMIGEHAVSPDLKRSLASRLPAVLNDGIIL